A single Cellulomonas sp. SLBN-39 DNA region contains:
- a CDS encoding glycoside hydrolase family 43 protein: protein MAAQPRSDVLPATRLPVRPLLAGYHPDPTVCRVGSTFVLACSSFEHAPGVPLFRSGDLVTWEPVGHALTRPEQLRLDGVGPSGGIYAPTLRHHDGRFWLVTTNVSDGPGHLLVTADDAAGPWSAPVRIPGAGGIDPDLAWDDDGTCYLTWSDAGIRQAVLDPATGRLLTEPRLLWSGAGGKDVEGPHLHRVDGRWYLLAAEGGTAQGHAVVVARSDAPDGPYEGWAGNPVLTARGTASPVQSTGHADLVRRPDGTWAMVFLGVRPAGSFPGWHVLGRETFAVDVAWVDGWPHPTTPVQPAAVPRVVVGLDADGPGPSWVGAGVFPADVLHRADGRWVLAGRGPRTFVGVRQERTATTTRARVDASAGVGGLELRIDPRHALTLEVDGGRVRAVARIGSVTAVLGEAPHTPATVLEIDVHPSPAPVHSREHGPDEVVAAVDGPEGRVVLGTLDGRYLSTEVAGGFTGRTVGLVRERGELAVLAFEHVGHAEPDPA from the coding sequence ATGGCAGCGCAGCCCCGGTCCGACGTCCTCCCCGCCACGCGGCTGCCGGTGCGGCCGCTGCTGGCCGGGTACCACCCCGACCCGACGGTCTGCCGGGTCGGCAGCACCTTCGTCCTCGCGTGCTCCAGCTTCGAGCACGCGCCCGGCGTCCCGCTCTTCCGGTCGGGGGACCTCGTGACGTGGGAGCCCGTCGGGCACGCGCTGACGCGCCCGGAGCAGCTGCGGCTGGACGGCGTGGGCCCCTCCGGCGGGATCTACGCCCCCACCCTGCGCCACCACGACGGCCGGTTCTGGCTCGTCACCACGAACGTCTCCGACGGTCCCGGCCACCTGCTCGTCACGGCCGACGACGCCGCCGGCCCGTGGTCCGCGCCCGTGCGGATCCCCGGGGCCGGCGGCATCGACCCGGACCTCGCCTGGGACGACGACGGCACCTGCTACCTCACCTGGTCCGACGCGGGCATCCGTCAGGCCGTGCTCGACCCCGCGACCGGCCGGCTGCTGACCGAGCCGCGCCTGCTGTGGTCCGGCGCCGGCGGGAAGGACGTCGAGGGGCCGCACCTGCACCGGGTCGACGGCCGCTGGTACCTGCTGGCCGCCGAGGGCGGCACCGCCCAGGGGCACGCGGTCGTGGTCGCCCGCTCCGACGCGCCCGACGGCCCCTACGAGGGGTGGGCCGGCAACCCCGTGCTCACCGCCCGCGGCACCGCGAGCCCCGTGCAGAGCACCGGGCACGCCGACCTGGTGCGCCGTCCCGACGGCACGTGGGCGATGGTCTTCCTCGGCGTGCGGCCGGCCGGGTCGTTCCCGGGCTGGCACGTCCTGGGGCGCGAGACGTTCGCGGTCGACGTCGCGTGGGTCGACGGGTGGCCGCACCCGACGACGCCCGTGCAGCCGGCCGCAGTGCCGCGGGTCGTGGTGGGGCTGGACGCCGACGGTCCCGGGCCGTCCTGGGTCGGTGCGGGCGTGTTCCCCGCCGACGTGCTGCACCGGGCCGACGGCCGCTGGGTCCTCGCCGGGCGGGGGCCGCGCACGTTCGTCGGCGTGCGGCAGGAGCGCACCGCGACCACCACCCGGGCCCGCGTCGACGCGTCGGCGGGCGTCGGCGGGCTCGAGCTGCGGATCGACCCGCGGCACGCGCTGACGCTCGAGGTCGACGGCGGCCGGGTGCGGGCGGTCGCCCGGATCGGGTCGGTCACGGCGGTCCTCGGCGAGGCCCCGCACACCCCGGCCACGGTCCTCGAGATCGACGTGCACCCCTCACCGGCACCCGTCCACAGCCGCGAGCACGGGCCCGACGAGGTCGTCGCCGCCGTCGACGGACCCGAGGGTCGGGTCGTGCTGGGCACCCTCGACGGGCGGTACCTGTCGACGGAGGTGGCCGGCGGGTTCACGGGCAGGACCGTCGGCCTGGTGCGCGAGCGTGGCGAGCTCGCCGTCCTGGCGTTCGAGCACGTGGGGCACGCGGAGCCGGACCCCGCGTAG